One genomic window of Pseudomonas sp. LFM046 includes the following:
- the pap gene encoding polyphosphate:AMP phosphotransferase encodes MFESAEIGHSIDKETYEKAVVELRSALLDAQMELKQQGRFPVLILINGIEGAGKGETVKLLNEWMDPRLINVESFLHPTDEELSRPPQWRFWRKLPPKGRIGIFFGNWYSQMLYARVEGDIKDAQLDQATNDTESFERMLCDEGALIFKFWFHLSKKQLKERLKALENDPQRSWQLNPLDWKQTEVYDRFVRFGERVLRRTSRDYAPWYVIEGSDERYRSLSVGRIILEGLQAALKVDARAKPHPHAAPLVSSLDNRSLLSSLDLSRKLDKDDYKEQLATEQARFAGLMRDKRMRGHALMAVFEGNDAAGKGGAIRRVTGALDPRQYRTVPIAAPTEEERAQPYLWRFWRHVPGRGQFTIFDRSWYGRVLVERVEGFCSEADWLRAYGEINDFEEQLRNYGIVVVKFWLSIDKDTQLARFKEREQTPFKQYKITEEDWRNREKWDLYVDAVGDMVDRTSTEIAPWTLVEANDKRYARVKVLRTINEALEAAFEKG; translated from the coding sequence ATGTTCGAGTCCGCCGAGATCGGCCATTCCATCGACAAGGAAACCTATGAGAAGGCCGTAGTGGAGCTGCGCTCGGCGCTCTTGGACGCCCAGATGGAACTGAAGCAGCAGGGGCGCTTCCCGGTGCTCATCCTGATCAACGGCATCGAGGGCGCCGGCAAGGGCGAGACGGTGAAGCTGCTGAACGAATGGATGGACCCGCGCCTGATCAATGTGGAGAGCTTCCTGCACCCCACTGACGAAGAGCTGTCGCGGCCGCCGCAGTGGCGCTTCTGGCGCAAGCTGCCGCCCAAGGGGCGGATCGGCATCTTCTTCGGCAACTGGTACAGCCAGATGCTCTACGCCCGAGTCGAGGGGGACATCAAGGATGCCCAGCTGGATCAGGCCACCAACGACACGGAAAGCTTCGAGCGCATGCTCTGTGACGAGGGTGCGCTGATCTTCAAGTTCTGGTTCCACCTGTCCAAGAAGCAGCTCAAGGAGCGGCTGAAGGCCCTGGAGAACGACCCCCAGCGCAGCTGGCAGCTCAATCCCCTGGACTGGAAGCAGACCGAGGTCTACGACCGCTTCGTGCGCTTCGGCGAGCGTGTGCTGCGGCGGACCAGCCGGGACTACGCGCCCTGGTATGTGATCGAGGGTTCCGACGAGCGCTATCGCAGCCTGAGCGTGGGCCGCATCATCCTCGAAGGCTTGCAGGCGGCCCTGAAGGTCGACGCCCGGGCCAAGCCTCACCCCCACGCGGCGCCCCTGGTGTCCAGCCTGGACAACCGCAGCCTGCTGTCCAGCCTCGACCTCAGCCGCAAGCTGGACAAGGACGACTACAAGGAACAACTGGCCACCGAGCAGGCGCGCTTCGCCGGCCTGATGCGCGACAAGCGCATGCGCGGCCATGCGCTGATGGCGGTGTTCGAGGGCAATGATGCGGCGGGCAAGGGTGGCGCCATCCGTCGCGTTACCGGGGCACTGGACCCACGGCAGTACCGCACCGTGCCCATCGCCGCCCCCACCGAGGAAGAGCGGGCACAGCCCTACCTCTGGCGTTTCTGGCGGCATGTGCCGGGACGCGGGCAGTTCACCATCTTCGACCGGTCCTGGTACGGCCGCGTGCTGGTGGAGCGGGTGGAGGGCTTCTGTTCCGAGGCGGACTGGCTGCGGGCCTACGGAGAGATCAACGACTTCGAGGAGCAACTGCGCAACTACGGCATCGTGGTGGTGAAGTTCTGGCTGTCCATCGACAAGGACACCCAGTTGGCGCGCTTCAAGGAGCGTGAGCAAACCCCCTTCAAGCAATACAAGATCACCGAGGAAGACTGGCGCAATCGCGAAAAGTGGGACCTGTACGTGGACGCCGTGGGCGACATGGTGGATCGCACCAGCACCGAGATCGCGCCCTGGACCCTGGTGGAGGCCAACGACAAGCGCTATGCCCGGGTCAAAGTGCTGCGCACCATCAACGAGGCGCTGGAGGCCGCCTTCGAGAAGGGCTAG
- a CDS encoding thiolase family protein, whose amino-acid sequence MREVVIVDSVRTGLAKSFRGKFNMTRPDDMAAHCVNALLARNDLDPALVDDCVVGAGSNEGAQGHNIGRNVAVLSGLGIQVAGMTLNRYCSSGLQAIAIAANQIASGCSDVMVAGGVESITLTLKSINQDNFVNPRLKLEHPGIYYPMGQTAEIVARRYNVSREVQDLYALQSQQRTARAQAEGLFADEIVPMSVKYFVEDKATGEKQVLDGVVDRDDCNRADTTLEGLASLKPVFSEDGSVTAGNSSQLSDGASMTLLMSLDKALELGLKPKAFFRGFTVAGCEPDEMGIGPVFSVPKLLKAKGLTIDDIDLWELNEAFASQCLYARDRLGIDNEKYNVNGGSISIGHPFGMTGSRQVGHLVRELQRRDKRFGIVTMCVGGGMGATGLFEAYR is encoded by the coding sequence ATGCGTGAAGTGGTGATCGTCGACAGCGTGCGGACTGGCCTGGCCAAGTCCTTCCGCGGCAAGTTCAACATGACCCGGCCGGATGACATGGCCGCCCACTGCGTGAACGCACTGCTGGCACGCAACGACCTCGACCCGGCCCTGGTGGACGACTGCGTGGTCGGCGCCGGTTCCAACGAAGGCGCCCAGGGCCACAACATCGGCCGCAACGTGGCGGTGCTCTCCGGCCTGGGCATCCAGGTCGCCGGGATGACCCTCAACCGCTACTGCTCCTCCGGCCTGCAGGCCATCGCCATTGCCGCCAACCAGATCGCCTCCGGCTGCAGCGACGTGATGGTGGCGGGCGGCGTCGAGTCCATCACCCTGACCCTGAAGAGCATCAACCAGGACAACTTCGTCAATCCGCGCCTGAAGCTCGAACACCCCGGCATCTACTACCCCATGGGCCAGACCGCCGAGATCGTCGCCCGCCGCTACAACGTCAGCCGCGAAGTCCAGGACCTCTACGCCCTGCAGAGCCAGCAGCGCACCGCCCGCGCCCAGGCCGAAGGCCTGTTCGCCGACGAGATCGTGCCGATGAGCGTGAAGTACTTCGTGGAAGACAAGGCCACCGGCGAGAAGCAGGTGCTGGACGGTGTGGTGGATCGCGACGACTGCAACCGCGCCGATACCACCCTGGAAGGCCTGGCCTCCCTGAAGCCGGTATTCAGTGAAGATGGCTCGGTCACCGCCGGCAACTCTTCGCAGCTGTCCGACGGCGCCTCCATGACCCTGTTGATGAGCCTGGACAAGGCGCTGGAGCTGGGCCTGAAGCCCAAGGCCTTCTTCCGCGGCTTCACCGTCGCCGGCTGCGAGCCCGATGAAATGGGCATCGGCCCGGTGTTCTCGGTGCCCAAGCTGCTCAAGGCCAAGGGCCTGACCATCGACGACATCGACCTGTGGGAGCTGAACGAGGCCTTCGCTTCCCAGTGCCTCTATGCCCGCGACCGCCTGGGCATCGACAACGAAAAGTACAACGTCAACGGCGGTTCGATCTCCATCGGCCACCCCTTCGGCATGACCGGCTCGCGCCAGGTCGGCCACCTGGTGCGCGAGCTGCAGCGCCGCGACAAGCGTTTCGGCATCGTCACCATGTGCGTGGGCGGTGGCATGGGCGCTACCGGTTTGTTCGAGGCGTATCGCTGA
- a CDS encoding DUF6316 family protein, whose translation MFGRRASDMAPGTHYRSERISAVNGQYFFSTREGTLEGPYYTRVDTEREVALYIRRVKQSDTLLALRGR comes from the coding sequence ATGTTCGGTAGACGCGCATCCGACATGGCGCCAGGCACCCACTATCGCAGTGAGCGGATCAGCGCTGTGAACGGCCAGTATTTCTTCTCAACCCGGGAGGGCACCCTGGAAGGGCCCTACTACACCCGCGTGGATACGGAGCGAGAGGTTGCGCTCTATATCCGTCGCGTCAAGCAATCCGACACCCTACTCGCACTTCGGGGCCGATGA
- a CDS encoding DMT family transporter, whose translation MHISSGRWVYGLFLALVTAVLWGVLPIWLKEVLQTMDPVTVTWYRLVVAGLLLFAYLGANRRLPAFRPLGARGRWLVVLAVVGLTGNYVFYLIGLKMLSPGTTQLVIQVAPILFLLSSLFIFKESFSLGQAFGLVVTILGFGLFFNQRLEELLTSMSQYTLGVLVILLAAAVWTFYGLAQKQLLTHWSSAQVMMVIYLGCAALLMPWAHPLELLSLSPLQGWLLLACCLNTLVAYGAFAEALAHWEASRVSATLAITPLVTFASVAACASLWPDHVQSEEINWIAYSGAIFVVLGSALTALAPSLVRSWRARREAQVVMPNE comes from the coding sequence ATGCACATCTCCTCCGGCCGTTGGGTCTACGGCCTGTTCCTCGCCCTGGTCACGGCCGTGCTCTGGGGCGTCCTGCCCATCTGGCTGAAGGAAGTCCTGCAGACCATGGACCCGGTCACCGTCACCTGGTACCGGCTGGTGGTGGCGGGCCTGCTGTTGTTCGCCTACCTGGGGGCCAATCGCCGACTGCCGGCGTTCCGTCCGTTGGGCGCGCGGGGCCGCTGGCTGGTGGTGCTGGCGGTGGTGGGGCTGACGGGCAACTACGTGTTCTATCTGATCGGCCTGAAAATGCTCAGCCCCGGCACCACCCAACTGGTGATCCAGGTGGCGCCGATCCTGTTCCTGCTGAGCAGCCTGTTCATCTTCAAGGAAAGCTTCAGCCTGGGGCAGGCGTTTGGCCTGGTCGTGACCATCCTGGGCTTCGGGCTGTTCTTCAACCAGCGCCTTGAGGAGCTGCTCACCTCCATGAGCCAGTACACCCTCGGCGTGCTGGTGATCCTGCTGGCCGCGGCCGTCTGGACCTTCTACGGGCTGGCCCAGAAGCAGCTGCTGACCCACTGGAGTTCGGCCCAGGTGATGATGGTCATCTACCTCGGTTGCGCCGCCTTGCTGATGCCCTGGGCCCACCCGCTGGAGCTGCTGTCCCTGAGCCCGCTGCAGGGCTGGTTGCTGCTGGCCTGCTGCCTGAACACCCTGGTGGCGTACGGTGCGTTCGCCGAAGCCCTGGCCCACTGGGAGGCTTCCCGGGTCAGCGCCACCCTGGCGATCACGCCGCTGGTGACCTTCGCCAGCGTGGCCGCCTGCGCCAGCCTCTGGCCGGACCATGTGCAATCGGAAGAGATCAACTGGATCGCCTACAGCGGCGCGATATTCGTGGTGCTGGGCTCGGCCCTCACCGCCCTGGCGCCGTCGCTGGTGCGCAGCTGGCGGGCGCGCCGGGAGGCGCAGGTGGTGATGCCCAACGAGTGA
- a CDS encoding NAD(P)H-dependent oxidoreductase, producing the protein MAEAAKHGATPLEGDGKRVLLILGTPKGGSLCHALGEAFAQGARSEGHVVRQLKLGEMQFDPVLRQGYDQSQSLEPDLLEAQRQIHWAEHLVFVYPVWWGGLPALLKGFFDRVFLPGFAFRYRGQSQAWDKLLTGRTADLLVTLDTPPWYFRWIYGAPAHRQMVRTILGFCGIKTRRLTEFSPVRPSSEEQRQTWLRKAELLGTRC; encoded by the coding sequence ATGGCTGAGGCGGCAAAGCACGGCGCCACGCCGCTGGAAGGCGATGGCAAGCGCGTCCTGCTGATTCTCGGCACCCCCAAGGGTGGCAGCCTGTGCCATGCCCTGGGCGAAGCCTTCGCCCAGGGCGCGCGCAGCGAAGGCCATGTGGTGCGGCAGTTGAAGCTGGGGGAGATGCAGTTCGATCCGGTGCTGCGGCAAGGCTACGACCAGAGCCAGAGCCTGGAACCCGACCTGCTGGAAGCCCAGCGCCAGATCCACTGGGCTGAACACCTGGTGTTCGTCTACCCGGTCTGGTGGGGCGGCCTGCCGGCGCTGCTCAAGGGATTCTTCGACCGTGTCTTCCTGCCTGGCTTCGCGTTCCGCTACCGCGGCCAGTCCCAGGCCTGGGACAAGCTGCTCACCGGACGCACCGCTGACCTGCTGGTGACGCTGGACACCCCGCCCTGGTACTTCCGCTGGATCTACGGCGCCCCGGCCCACCGCCAGATGGTGCGCACCATTCTCGGTTTCTGCGGCATCAAGACCCGCCGCCTCACCGAGTTCTCGCCGGTGCGCCCCTCCTCCGAGGAACAGCGCCAGACCTGGCTGCGCAAGGCCGAATTGCTCGGCACGCGCTGCTGA
- a CDS encoding class II fumarate hydratase, with protein sequence MSRTETDSLGPVEVADDAYWGAQTQRSLENFAIGGERMPLAVVHALALIKKAAARVNGHNGDLPPDVARLIEQAADEVLAGKHDDQFPLVVWQTGSGTQTNMNVNEVIAGRANELATGQRGGKSPVHPNDHVNFAQSSNDCFPTAMHIAIAKAVQHELLPAIAELSGGLAEQSARHINLVKTGRTHMMDATPVTFGQELSAFVAQLDYADKAIRAALPLVLQLAQGGTAVGTGLNAPQDFAQAMAAELAALSGIHFVSAPNKFAALAGHEPLVNLSGALKTLAVALMKIANDLRLLGSGPRGGLAEVRLPANEPGSSIMPGKVNPTQCEALSMLACQVMGNDATIGFAASQGHLQLNVFKPVIVHNVLQSIRLLGDGCRNFQQHCVAGMEPDAARMAEHLERGLMLVTALNPHIGYDKAAQIAKKAYAEGTTLRESALALGYLTEEQFDAWVRPESMLEAGNHG encoded by the coding sequence ATGAGCCGCACAGAAACCGACAGCCTTGGGCCAGTCGAAGTCGCCGACGATGCTTACTGGGGAGCCCAGACCCAGCGTTCTCTGGAAAATTTCGCCATCGGTGGCGAACGCATGCCGCTGGCCGTGGTGCACGCCCTGGCGCTGATCAAGAAGGCCGCTGCGCGGGTCAACGGCCATAATGGCGACCTGCCCCCGGACGTCGCCCGCCTGATCGAACAGGCCGCCGACGAAGTGCTGGCGGGCAAGCACGACGACCAGTTTCCCCTGGTGGTCTGGCAGACCGGCAGCGGCACCCAGACCAACATGAACGTCAATGAGGTGATCGCCGGCCGGGCCAACGAACTGGCCACCGGCCAGCGCGGCGGCAAGAGCCCGGTCCACCCCAACGACCATGTGAACTTCGCCCAGAGCTCCAACGACTGCTTCCCCACGGCGATGCACATCGCCATCGCCAAGGCGGTCCAGCATGAGCTGTTGCCGGCCATTGCCGAACTCTCCGGCGGCCTGGCCGAGCAGTCGGCCCGCCACATCAACCTGGTGAAGACCGGTCGCACCCACATGATGGATGCCACCCCCGTCACCTTCGGCCAGGAACTCTCCGCCTTCGTCGCCCAGCTCGACTACGCCGACAAGGCCATCCGCGCCGCGCTGCCGCTGGTCCTGCAGCTGGCCCAGGGCGGCACCGCCGTGGGCACCGGGCTCAACGCTCCTCAGGATTTCGCCCAGGCCATGGCCGCCGAACTGGCGGCGCTGTCCGGCATCCATTTCGTTTCGGCGCCGAACAAGTTCGCCGCCCTGGCCGGGCACGAGCCGCTGGTGAACCTTTCCGGCGCCCTCAAGACCCTGGCCGTGGCCCTGATGAAGATTGCCAACGACCTGCGCCTGCTGGGCTCCGGCCCGCGAGGCGGCCTGGCCGAGGTGCGGCTGCCGGCCAACGAACCGGGCAGCTCGATCATGCCCGGCAAGGTCAACCCCACCCAATGCGAGGCGTTGTCCATGCTGGCCTGCCAGGTGATGGGCAATGACGCCACCATTGGCTTCGCCGCCAGCCAGGGCCACCTGCAGCTGAACGTGTTCAAGCCGGTGATCGTGCATAACGTACTGCAGTCCATCCGCCTGCTGGGGGACGGTTGCCGCAACTTCCAGCAGCATTGCGTGGCCGGCATGGAGCCGGACGCCGCGCGCATGGCCGAGCACCTGGAGCGCGGCCTGATGCTGGTCACCGCCCTCAACCCTCACATCGGCTACGACAAGGCCGCGCAGATCGCCAAGAAGGCCTACGCCGAAGGCACCACCCTGCGGGAGTCGGCCCTGGCCCTGGGTTACCTGACCGAGGAGCAGTTCGACGCCTGGGTCCGCCCGGAAAGCATGCTGGAGGCCGGTAATCATGGCTGA
- a CDS encoding DUF2804 domain-containing protein, giving the protein MTSHISTLPPGIPTLCDAQGMLTPAAVGWSSRPRLNYAIPGHFGRRKRWNHWCITTPRWMLSLTLADVDYLGYGAVYFLDLDSGKSVAHTQLRAFARGCHLPDTPLESHGFNHPRLHFKVEEHPGRLSLRVEAPDLGGQPLQAALDIQRPVHLDSVNLVAPLPGRCFHASSRQLGLPTTGCLQLGDRQYVCASGQSFAALDFGRGVWPFQSHWTRAAFAAPGGIAGNFGSGWTDASGLTENALWFGGRLAKLDRPVSIEQEPNNPLAPWRLFTVCRRVDLTFTPRQLHQARPHLGPFFADTRQWFGHFDGTLRSPDGECVPVTSALGWLGATRARW; this is encoded by the coding sequence ATGACTAGCCACATCTCCACCCTACCCCCCGGGATTCCGACTCTCTGCGACGCCCAGGGCATGCTCACCCCCGCAGCTGTCGGCTGGTCAAGCCGCCCTCGGCTGAACTACGCGATCCCCGGCCACTTCGGCCGACGCAAGCGCTGGAACCACTGGTGCATCACCACGCCGCGCTGGATGCTTTCGCTGACCCTCGCCGACGTCGATTACCTGGGCTACGGCGCCGTCTACTTCCTCGACCTCGACAGTGGCAAGTCCGTCGCCCACACGCAGCTCCGGGCCTTCGCCCGAGGTTGCCACCTGCCGGACACGCCCCTGGAGAGCCACGGTTTCAACCATCCACGGCTGCATTTCAAGGTGGAGGAGCACCCCGGCCGCCTGAGCCTGCGGGTAGAGGCGCCTGACCTCGGTGGCCAGCCGCTGCAGGCCGCCCTCGACATCCAGCGCCCCGTCCACCTGGACTCGGTGAACCTAGTGGCGCCCCTCCCCGGTCGTTGCTTCCACGCCAGCAGCCGTCAGTTGGGCCTGCCCACCACCGGCTGCCTGCAACTGGGCGATCGCCAGTATGTGTGCGCCAGCGGCCAGAGCTTCGCCGCCCTGGACTTCGGGCGTGGCGTCTGGCCCTTCCAGAGCCACTGGACCCGCGCCGCCTTTGCCGCGCCCGGCGGCATTGCCGGCAATTTCGGGTCCGGCTGGACCGACGCGAGCGGGCTGACGGAAAACGCCCTCTGGTTCGGTGGCCGCCTGGCCAAGCTGGATCGTCCCGTGTCCATCGAACAGGAGCCGAACAATCCCCTCGCCCCCTGGCGGCTGTTCACCGTCTGTCGCCGGGTGGACCTCACCTTCACCCCGCGCCAACTGCACCAGGCCCGTCCGCACCTGGGGCCGTTCTTCGCCGATACGCGGCAGTGGTTCGGCCATTTCGACGGCACGCTGCGCAGCCCGGACGGTGAGTGCGTACCGGTGACCAGCGCCCTCGGCTGGTTAGGGGCCACCCGCGCACGCTGGTAA
- a CDS encoding DUF2059 domain-containing protein: MTKLRVLCTAVLLACASGQVLADAASHAADAERFLKLAHADKLTVPVYAQVQQMFEQRFAQTKAPAAKKATLESYQAKANAALDKAVGWDKLRPELVKIYTSNFTESELKELIAFYESPLGKKVLEKMPALTQQSAQLTQARLESAVPEVNKLLSDMTNELAPQDKKPQDQKQ, from the coding sequence ATGACCAAGCTTCGCGTTCTCTGCACCGCCGTATTGCTGGCCTGCGCCAGCGGCCAGGTTCTGGCTGATGCTGCCAGCCACGCTGCCGATGCCGAGCGTTTCCTCAAGCTCGCCCACGCGGACAAGCTGACCGTGCCGGTCTACGCCCAGGTGCAGCAGATGTTCGAGCAGCGCTTCGCCCAGACCAAGGCCCCGGCCGCCAAGAAGGCCACCCTGGAAAGCTACCAGGCCAAGGCCAATGCCGCCCTCGACAAGGCTGTCGGCTGGGACAAGCTGAGGCCCGAGCTGGTGAAGATCTACACCAGCAACTTCACCGAGAGCGAACTGAAGGAACTGATCGCCTTCTATGAGTCCCCCCTGGGCAAGAAAGTGCTGGAAAAGATGCCGGCCCTGACCCAGCAGTCCGCCCAGCTGACCCAGGCCCGCCTGGAAAGCGCGGTGCCCGAGGTCAACAAGCTGCTCAGCGATATGACCAACGAACTGGCACCCCAGGACAAGAAGCCCCAGGACCAGAAGCAGTAA
- a CDS encoding BolA family protein: MSMRDRILTALAALEPQHLEVLDESHMHSRGQETHYKAVIVSPAFAGLNAVKRHQKVYGSLGELMGQFHALALHTYTPEEWAEQGAAPDSPTCRGGSKNDH; encoded by the coding sequence ATGTCCATGCGCGACCGCATCCTGACCGCCCTGGCAGCGCTCGAACCCCAGCACCTCGAAGTGCTGGACGAGAGCCATATGCACAGCCGTGGCCAGGAAACCCACTACAAGGCGGTCATCGTCAGCCCGGCATTCGCCGGGCTGAATGCCGTCAAGCGCCACCAGAAGGTCTACGGCAGCCTGGGCGAGCTGATGGGGCAGTTCCATGCCCTCGCCCTGCATACCTACACCCCCGAGGAGTGGGCAGAGCAGGGCGCTGCGCCAGATTCGCCCACCTGCCGCGGCGGCAGCAAGAACGACCACTGA
- a CDS encoding rhodanese-related sulfurtransferase, translated as MTQIVVAALYKFVTLKDYVALREPLLKTLLDNGVKGTLLLAEEGINGTVSGTREGIDALLAWLKVDPRLVDLDHKESYCDEQPFYRTKVKLKKEIVTLGVPGVDPNQQVGTYVDPQDWNALISDPEVLLIDTRNDYEVAIGTFEGAVDPKTKSFREFPDYIKAHYDPAVHKKVAMFCTGGIRCEKASSYMLGQGFEEVFHLKGGILKYLEEVPQDETLWRGDCFVFDNRVTVRHDLSEGEFDQCHACRNPISAQDRQSEHYSPGISCPHCWDSLSEKTRASASERQKQIELAKARNLPHPIGRDPRQAMEN; from the coding sequence ATGACCCAGATCGTTGTTGCGGCGCTGTACAAGTTCGTCACCCTGAAGGACTACGTCGCGCTGCGTGAACCCCTGCTCAAGACCCTGCTGGACAACGGCGTCAAGGGCACCCTGCTGCTGGCCGAAGAAGGCATCAACGGCACCGTGTCCGGCACCCGCGAAGGCATCGACGCGCTGCTGGCGTGGCTCAAGGTCGATCCGCGCCTGGTCGACCTGGACCACAAGGAGTCCTACTGCGATGAGCAGCCCTTCTACCGCACCAAGGTCAAGCTGAAGAAGGAAATCGTCACCCTCGGCGTGCCCGGCGTGGACCCCAACCAGCAGGTGGGCACCTATGTCGATCCCCAGGACTGGAACGCCCTGATCAGCGACCCCGAAGTGCTGCTGATCGACACCCGCAACGACTACGAAGTGGCCATCGGCACCTTCGAAGGCGCGGTGGACCCGAAGACCAAGTCCTTCCGCGAATTCCCCGACTACATCAAGGCTCACTACGACCCGGCGGTGCACAAGAAGGTGGCGATGTTCTGCACCGGTGGCATCCGCTGCGAGAAAGCCTCCAGCTACATGCTCGGCCAGGGCTTCGAAGAGGTCTTCCACCTCAAGGGCGGCATCCTCAAGTACCTGGAAGAAGTGCCCCAGGACGAAACCCTCTGGCGCGGCGACTGCTTTGTCTTCGACAACCGCGTCACCGTGCGCCACGATCTCTCTGAGGGAGAGTTCGACCAGTGCCACGCCTGCCGCAACCCGATCTCCGCGCAGGACCGCCAGTCCGAGCACTATTCCCCCGGCATCAGCTGCCCGCACTGCTGGGACAGCCTGAGCGAGAAAACGCGCGCCAGCGCAAGCGAGCGGCAGAAGCAGATCGAGCTGGCCAAGGCCCGCAACCTGCCTCACCCGATCGGTCGTGACCCGCGCCAAGCAATGGAGAACTGA
- a CDS encoding DsbA family protein: MCSWCWGFAPVAEALARQAAEAGVPMHLVAGGLRTGQGAALDTHTRRYILEHWQAVNAATGQPFRFEGAMPEGFVYDTEPACRALVVARNLAAELAWPLVKLIQHAFYAEGRDVTQASTLVDLAEQAGIPRIEFAGAFDGSAAHEATAADFTWVQDLGIAGFPTLLAERDGQLALLTNGYQPLDELAPLLTRWLERGAHA; this comes from the coding sequence ATGTGTTCCTGGTGCTGGGGTTTCGCCCCGGTTGCGGAGGCCCTGGCCAGACAGGCCGCGGAGGCCGGCGTGCCGATGCACCTGGTGGCGGGCGGCCTGCGTACCGGCCAGGGTGCGGCGCTGGATACCCACACCCGGCGCTACATCCTCGAACACTGGCAGGCGGTCAACGCGGCCACCGGCCAGCCGTTCCGCTTCGAGGGCGCGATGCCCGAAGGCTTCGTCTACGACACCGAGCCGGCCTGCCGTGCCCTGGTGGTGGCGCGCAACCTGGCGGCGGAACTGGCCTGGCCCCTGGTCAAGCTGATCCAGCACGCCTTCTATGCCGAGGGCCGTGACGTGACCCAGGCCTCCACCCTGGTAGACCTGGCGGAACAGGCCGGCATTCCGCGCATCGAATTCGCCGGAGCCTTCGACGGCTCGGCAGCCCACGAGGCGACGGCGGCCGACTTCACCTGGGTGCAGGACCTCGGTATTGCCGGTTTCCCCACCCTGTTGGCCGAGCGCGACGGCCAGTTGGCGCTGCTGACCAATGGCTACCAGCCGCTGGACGAACTGGCGCCCCTTCTGACCCGCTGGCTGGAGCGTGGCGCCCATGCCTGA